One segment of Tamlana crocina DNA contains the following:
- a CDS encoding inositol oxygenase family protein, with the protein MDIQENYKNPLKDIDDWEENLKERYPAPDAPKKEKEAFRNYVDSDRAETVREFYRLNHINQTYDFVCKKEKEFLKFNKKEMSLWEAIDFLNTLVDDSDPDIDLDQLQHLLQTSEAIRADGHPDWFVLTGFLHDVGKVLCLFGEPQWAVVGDTFPVGCKFSDKIVHPEFFTHNPDSTNPEFNTKYGIYKPNCGLDNVKMSWGHDEYLYQIMKDHLPEPALYIIRYHSFYAQHREEAYNHLMDDKDIEMFKWVKKFNPYDLYTKAPVKPDVKALKPYYEDLVNKYLPETLKF; encoded by the coding sequence CTTAAGGAAAGATACCCCGCCCCTGACGCTCCTAAAAAAGAAAAAGAAGCGTTTAGGAATTACGTTGACTCCGATCGCGCTGAAACTGTTCGAGAATTTTACAGATTAAATCACATCAACCAAACCTATGATTTCGTTTGTAAAAAGGAAAAGGAATTCTTAAAGTTTAACAAAAAGGAGATGTCGCTTTGGGAAGCTATAGATTTTTTAAACACACTAGTAGACGATAGCGACCCAGACATTGATTTAGACCAACTACAACACCTATTACAAACCTCTGAAGCAATACGTGCCGATGGTCACCCAGATTGGTTTGTACTTACTGGTTTTTTACATGATGTTGGTAAAGTACTGTGCTTATTTGGCGAACCACAATGGGCCGTAGTTGGAGACACGTTCCCTGTTGGATGTAAGTTTTCAGATAAAATAGTACATCCTGAGTTTTTTACTCACAATCCAGACAGTACCAACCCTGAATTCAATACCAAATACGGCATTTACAAACCAAATTGTGGGCTAGACAATGTTAAAATGAGCTGGGGACACGACGAGTACCTTTACCAAATAATGAAAGATCATTTACCAGAACCCGCCTTATACATTATTAGGTACCATTCGTTTTACGCACAGCACCGTGAAGAAGCTTATAACCATTTAATGGATGACAAAGACATAGAAATGTTCAAGTGGGTAAAAAAATTCAACCCATACGATCTGTATACAAAAGCCCCTGTTAAACCAGATGTTAAAGCGCTGAAACCTTATTATGAAGACTTGGTAAACAAATACCTACCAGAGACGCTAAAGTTTTAA